One genomic window of Punica granatum isolate Tunisia-2019 chromosome 1, ASM765513v2, whole genome shotgun sequence includes the following:
- the LOC116207421 gene encoding calcium-transporting ATPase 9, plasma membrane-type-like isoform X4 translates to MSSSSSNALLPPASMASRTLNIEAGPALDNKEEELEEDDPFDITNTKNASVETLKRWRQAALVLNASRRFRYTLDLKKEEEKEQRRRMIRAHAQVIRAALLFKLAGKKQIGATVKPPTPTGEYAIGLEQLVSMSRDHNSSALQQYGGVKGLSDMLRTNLEKGILGDEDDILKRRNAFGSNTYPRKKARSFLRFLWEAWQDLTLIILIIAAAASLALGMKTEGIKEGWYDGGSIAFAVFLVIIVTAISDYRQSLQFQNLNEEKRNIQIEVMRGGRMVKISIFDIVVGDVVPLRIGDQVPADGILISGHSLATDESSMTGESKIVHKDQKAPFLMSGCKVADGVGTMLVTGVGINTEWGLLMASISEDTGEETPLQVRLNGVATFIGIVGLVVAFSVLAVLLARYFTGNTRNSNGTVQFHKGETSISQIVDDIIKIVTIAVTIVVVAVPEGLPLAVTLTLAYSMRKMMADKALVRRLSACETMGSATTICSDKTGTLTLNQMTVVEAYIGRQRLDPPDDSSKLHTRISSLLFTGIAQNTQGNVFEPKDGGAVEISGSPTEKAILSWAVKLGMKFEAMKSESTVLQVFPFNSEKKRGGVALKVQDSEAYIHWKGAAEILLASCTKYMDLNGQLQSIDGEKEFCKEAIDDMAARSLRCVAIAYRPFDVEKIPADTESLDKWVLPEDDLVLIGIVGIKDPCRPGVKDAVKVCIEAGVKVRMVTGDNIQTAKAIALECGILSSDADASESNIIEGKVFRALSEGEREQVAKRITVMGRSSPSDKLLLVQALRKGGDVVAVTGDGTNDAPALHEADIGLAMGIQGTEVAKESSDIIILDDNFASVVKVVRWGRSVYANIQKFIQFQLTVNVAALIINVVAAVSSGDVPLNAVQLLWVNLIMDTLGALALATEPPTDHLMHRTPVGRREPLITNIMWRNLIVQALYQVGVLLVLNFAGRTILGLNDETRERANEVKNTVIFNTFVFCQIFNEFNARKPDEMNVFTGVTKNYLFMGIIGITLVLQVIIIQFLGKFTSTVRLSWELWLVSIAIGLISWPLAVVGKLIPVPETPLAKYFIRPFQRLRTARSA, encoded by the exons ATGAGCAGCTCATCATCCAACGCGCTGTTGCCACCGGCCTCGATGGCCAGCCGTACCCTCAATATCGAGGCGGGCCCTGCCTTAGACAACAAGGAGGAGGAGCTCGAGGAGGACGACCCGTTCGATATCACCAATACCAAGAATGCGTCGGTCGAGACCCTTAAAAGATGGAGA CAAGCAGCCCTTGTGCTGAATGCTTCACGACGCTTTCGATATACATTGGAtttgaaaaaggaagaagagaaagaacaaaggagaagGATGATTAGAGCCCACGCGCAAGTCATAaga GCAGCATTGCTTTTCAAATTGGCGGGCAAAAAACAAATAG GGGCAACAGTCAAACCTCCTACTCCAACCGGCGAGTATGCAATTGGTCTGGAGCAGCTTGTTTCCATGTCCAGGGATCATAATAGTTCTGCTCTACAACAATATGGAGGG GTCAAAGGTCTATCAGATATGTTGAGAACAAACTTGGAAAAAGGCATActtggagatgaggatgataTACTCAAGCGTAGGAATGCCTTTGGATCGAATACATATCCTAGAAAGAAAGCAAGGAGCTTCCTG CGGTTTCTCTGGGAAGCCTGGCAAGATTTAACTCTCATTATCCTAATAATAGCTGCCGCAGCATCATTGGCACTTGGAATGAAGACTGAG GGCATAAAAGAAGGCTGGTACGATGGAGGAAGCATAGCTTTTGCTGTTTTTCTTGTTATTATTGTGACAG CCATTAGTGATTATCGGCAGTCACTAcagtttcaaaatttaaacGAGGAAAAACGGAATATTCAGATAGAG GTCATGAGAGGGGGTAGAATGGTGAAGATTTCAATATTTGACATTGTTGTTGGTGATGTGGTACCTCTCAGAATAGGTGATCAG GTCCCTGCTGATGGAATCTTAATTAGCGGCCATTCCCTTGCAACAGATGAATCCAGCATGACTGGTGAAAGCAAGATT GTTCATAAAGATCAAAAAGCACCTTTTTTGATGTCGGGTTGCAAAGTTGCTGATGGTGTTGGTACTATGCTG GTGACTGGTGTTGGCATTAACACTGAATGGGGCTTATTAATGGCAAGCATCTCTGAGGATACTGGCGAAGAGACCCCATTGCAG GTTCGCCTGAATGGTGTTGCAACATTTATAGGTATTGTAGGTCTTGTAGTAGCATTTTCAGTACTAGCTGTCCTTTTGGCGAG GTACTTTACTGGAAATACACGAAATTCAAATGGAACAGTCCAATTTCATAAGGGCGAGACTAGCATTAGTCAAATTGTAGACGATATTATAAAAATCGTGACGATTGCG gTCACAATTGTTGTTGTTGCCGTGCCTGAAGGACTTCCCTTGGCTGTTACCTTGAC ACTGGCTTATTCAATGAGGAAAATGATGGCAGACAAAGCCCTG GTTCGAAGGCTTTCGGCTTGTGAAACTATGGGCTCTGCAACTACAATTTGCAGTGATAAGACTGGAACTCTGACGTTAAATCag ATGACTGTCGTTGAGGCTTACATTGGTCGACAGAGACTGGATCCACCAGATGACTCCTCCAAATTGCACACCAGgatctcttctcttctctttacTGGCATTGCACAGAATACACAAGGCAATGTCTTTGAGCCCAAG GATGGTGGAGCTGTTGAGATTTCTGGTTCACCAACTGAAAAGGCCATCCTTTCATGGGCAGTCAAG TTGGGAATGAAGTTTGAGGCTATGAAATCAGAGTCCACAGTGCTTCAGGTTTTCCCATTTAATTCAGAGAAAAAACGGGGTGGTGTTGCTTTGAAAGTG CAGGACTCAGAAGCTTATATACACTGGAAGGGAGCAGCAGAGATACTATTAGCATCATGCACCAAATATATGGACTTGAATGGTCAATTGCAATCCATTGATGGAGAAAAG GAATTCTGTAAGGAAGCCATTGATGACATGGCTGCGAGAAGCTTGAGGTGTGTAGCCATTGCTTATAGACCATTTGATGTCGAAAAGATTCCTGCTGACACTGAAAGTCTTGACAAGTGGGTGCTACCTGAAGATGACCTTGTTTTGATTGGTATTGTTGGTATCAAG GATCCTTGCCGTCCAGGTGTCAAAGATGCTGTAAAAGTATGCATAGAAGCTGGGGTGAAG GTACGAATGGTCACTGGAGATAATATTCAGACAGCGAAGGCTATAGCTCTTGAGTGCGGAATACTCAGCTCCGATGCAGATGCTTCTGAGTCCAATATTATCGAAGGGAAGGTGTTCCGTGCACTATCTGAGGGAGAGCGGGAACAAGTAGCAAAGAGAATTACA GTGATGGGGAGGTCTTCACCAAGTGACAAATTGTTACTTGTGCAAGCATTGCGCAAAGGCGGGGATGTTGTTGCTGTGACAGGCGATGGAACCAATGATGCTCCTGCACTCCATGAG gcAGATATAGGTCTTGCTATGGGCATTCAAGGCACAGAAGTTGCTAAAGAGAGCTCTGATATAATTATTTTGGATGATAACTTCGCCTCTGTTGTAAAG GTTGTAAGATGGGGCCGTTCTGTCTATGCAAACATTCAGAAATTCATCCAATTCCAGCTTACAGTTAATGTGGCAGCCCTCATAATCAATGTTGTGGCAGCAGTATCTTCTGGCGATGTTCCCCTAAATGCAGTGCAG CTCCTGTGGGTTAACCTTATTATGGATACACTTGGCGCGCTTGCATTGGCTACTGAACCACCAACAGATCATCTTATGCATAGAACTCCGGTTGGCCGAAG GGAACCTCTTATAACTAATATTATGTGGAGGAACTTAATTGTGCAG GCTTTATATCAAGTGGGTGTCCTTCTGGTGCTCAATTTCGCGGGCCGAACTATTCTTGGGTTGAATGACGAAACGAGGGAACGTGCTAATGAAGTGAAGAATACCGTGATATTCAACACATTTGTGTTTTGCCAG ATCTTCAATGAGTTCAACGCCCGGAAGCCTGATGAAATGAATGTCTTCACTGGAGTGACCAAAAACTACCTGTTTATGGGTATCATTGGAATAACCCTGGTTCTTCAG GTAATAATCATTCAGTTCCTCGGGAAGTTCACTTCGACGGTGAGGTTGAGTTGGGAGCTATGGCTCGTATCTATTGCAATAGGCCTCATCAG CTGGCCTCTTGCAGTGGTAGGAAAGCTGATTCCAGTTCCGGAGACTCCACTTGCCAAGTATTTCATTAGGCCATTTCAGCGCCTGAGAACTGCTCGAAGCGCATAA
- the LOC116207421 gene encoding calcium-transporting ATPase 9, plasma membrane-type-like isoform X3 — translation MASRTLNIEAGPALDNKEEELEEDDPFDITNTKNASVETLKRWRQAALVLNASRRFRYTLDLKKEEEKEQRRRMIRAHAQVIRAALLFKLAGKKQIGATVKPPTPTGEYAIGLEQLVSMSRDHNSSALQQYGGVKGLSDMLRTNLEKGILGDEDDILKRRNAFGSNTYPRKKARSFLRFLWEAWQDLTLIILIIAAAASLALGMKTEGIKEGWYDGGSIAFAVFLVIIVTAISDYRQSLQFQNLNEEKRNIQIEVMRGGRMVKISIFDIVVGDVVPLRIGDQVPADGILISGHSLATDESSMTGESKIVHKDQKAPFLMSGCKVADGVGTMLVTGVGINTEWGLLMASISEDTGEETPLQVRLNGVATFIGIVGLVVAFSVLAVLLARYFTGNTRNSNGTVQFHKGETSISQIVDDIIKIVTIAVTIVVVAVPEGLPLAVTLTLAYSMRKMMADKALASPAYSLKSLLYFCNYIRYKVLLSKNKSIKTFDQVRRLSACETMGSATTICSDKTGTLTLNQMTVVEAYIGRQRLDPPDDSSKLHTRISSLLFTGIAQNTQGNVFEPKDGGAVEISGSPTEKAILSWAVKLGMKFEAMKSESTVLQVFPFNSEKKRGGVALKVQDSEAYIHWKGAAEILLASCTKYMDLNGQLQSIDGEKEFCKEAIDDMAARSLRCVAIAYRPFDVEKIPADTESLDKWVLPEDDLVLIGIVGIKDPCRPGVKDAVKVCIEAGVKVRMVTGDNIQTAKAIALECGILSSDADASESNIIEGKVFRALSEGEREQVAKRITVMGRSSPSDKLLLVQALRKGGDVVAVTGDGTNDAPALHEADIGLAMGIQGTEVAKESSDIIILDDNFASVVKVVRWGRSVYANIQKFIQFQLTVNVAALIINVVAAVSSGDVPLNAVQLLWVNLIMDTLGALALATEPPTDHLMHRTPVGRREPLITNIMWRNLIVQALYQVGVLLVLNFAGRTILGLNDETRERANEVKNTVIFNTFVFCQIFNEFNARKPDEMNVFTGVTKNYLFMGIIGITLVLQVIIIQFLGKFTSTVRLSWELWLVSIAIGLISWPLAVVGKLIPVPETPLAKYFIRPFQRLRTARSA, via the exons ATGGCCAGCCGTACCCTCAATATCGAGGCGGGCCCTGCCTTAGACAACAAGGAGGAGGAGCTCGAGGAGGACGACCCGTTCGATATCACCAATACCAAGAATGCGTCGGTCGAGACCCTTAAAAGATGGAGA CAAGCAGCCCTTGTGCTGAATGCTTCACGACGCTTTCGATATACATTGGAtttgaaaaaggaagaagagaaagaacaaaggagaagGATGATTAGAGCCCACGCGCAAGTCATAaga GCAGCATTGCTTTTCAAATTGGCGGGCAAAAAACAAATAG GGGCAACAGTCAAACCTCCTACTCCAACCGGCGAGTATGCAATTGGTCTGGAGCAGCTTGTTTCCATGTCCAGGGATCATAATAGTTCTGCTCTACAACAATATGGAGGG GTCAAAGGTCTATCAGATATGTTGAGAACAAACTTGGAAAAAGGCATActtggagatgaggatgataTACTCAAGCGTAGGAATGCCTTTGGATCGAATACATATCCTAGAAAGAAAGCAAGGAGCTTCCTG CGGTTTCTCTGGGAAGCCTGGCAAGATTTAACTCTCATTATCCTAATAATAGCTGCCGCAGCATCATTGGCACTTGGAATGAAGACTGAG GGCATAAAAGAAGGCTGGTACGATGGAGGAAGCATAGCTTTTGCTGTTTTTCTTGTTATTATTGTGACAG CCATTAGTGATTATCGGCAGTCACTAcagtttcaaaatttaaacGAGGAAAAACGGAATATTCAGATAGAG GTCATGAGAGGGGGTAGAATGGTGAAGATTTCAATATTTGACATTGTTGTTGGTGATGTGGTACCTCTCAGAATAGGTGATCAG GTCCCTGCTGATGGAATCTTAATTAGCGGCCATTCCCTTGCAACAGATGAATCCAGCATGACTGGTGAAAGCAAGATT GTTCATAAAGATCAAAAAGCACCTTTTTTGATGTCGGGTTGCAAAGTTGCTGATGGTGTTGGTACTATGCTG GTGACTGGTGTTGGCATTAACACTGAATGGGGCTTATTAATGGCAAGCATCTCTGAGGATACTGGCGAAGAGACCCCATTGCAG GTTCGCCTGAATGGTGTTGCAACATTTATAGGTATTGTAGGTCTTGTAGTAGCATTTTCAGTACTAGCTGTCCTTTTGGCGAG GTACTTTACTGGAAATACACGAAATTCAAATGGAACAGTCCAATTTCATAAGGGCGAGACTAGCATTAGTCAAATTGTAGACGATATTATAAAAATCGTGACGATTGCG gTCACAATTGTTGTTGTTGCCGTGCCTGAAGGACTTCCCTTGGCTGTTACCTTGAC ACTGGCTTATTCAATGAGGAAAATGATGGCAGACAAAGCCCTGGCAAGTCCTGCTTATTCTCTGAAAAGCCTACTATACTTTTGCAATTATATCAGATATAAAGTGTTGCTTTCTAAGAACAAATCCATCAAAACATTTGATCAGGTTCGAAGGCTTTCGGCTTGTGAAACTATGGGCTCTGCAACTACAATTTGCAGTGATAAGACTGGAACTCTGACGTTAAATCag ATGACTGTCGTTGAGGCTTACATTGGTCGACAGAGACTGGATCCACCAGATGACTCCTCCAAATTGCACACCAGgatctcttctcttctctttacTGGCATTGCACAGAATACACAAGGCAATGTCTTTGAGCCCAAG GATGGTGGAGCTGTTGAGATTTCTGGTTCACCAACTGAAAAGGCCATCCTTTCATGGGCAGTCAAG TTGGGAATGAAGTTTGAGGCTATGAAATCAGAGTCCACAGTGCTTCAGGTTTTCCCATTTAATTCAGAGAAAAAACGGGGTGGTGTTGCTTTGAAAGTG CAGGACTCAGAAGCTTATATACACTGGAAGGGAGCAGCAGAGATACTATTAGCATCATGCACCAAATATATGGACTTGAATGGTCAATTGCAATCCATTGATGGAGAAAAG GAATTCTGTAAGGAAGCCATTGATGACATGGCTGCGAGAAGCTTGAGGTGTGTAGCCATTGCTTATAGACCATTTGATGTCGAAAAGATTCCTGCTGACACTGAAAGTCTTGACAAGTGGGTGCTACCTGAAGATGACCTTGTTTTGATTGGTATTGTTGGTATCAAG GATCCTTGCCGTCCAGGTGTCAAAGATGCTGTAAAAGTATGCATAGAAGCTGGGGTGAAG GTACGAATGGTCACTGGAGATAATATTCAGACAGCGAAGGCTATAGCTCTTGAGTGCGGAATACTCAGCTCCGATGCAGATGCTTCTGAGTCCAATATTATCGAAGGGAAGGTGTTCCGTGCACTATCTGAGGGAGAGCGGGAACAAGTAGCAAAGAGAATTACA GTGATGGGGAGGTCTTCACCAAGTGACAAATTGTTACTTGTGCAAGCATTGCGCAAAGGCGGGGATGTTGTTGCTGTGACAGGCGATGGAACCAATGATGCTCCTGCACTCCATGAG gcAGATATAGGTCTTGCTATGGGCATTCAAGGCACAGAAGTTGCTAAAGAGAGCTCTGATATAATTATTTTGGATGATAACTTCGCCTCTGTTGTAAAG GTTGTAAGATGGGGCCGTTCTGTCTATGCAAACATTCAGAAATTCATCCAATTCCAGCTTACAGTTAATGTGGCAGCCCTCATAATCAATGTTGTGGCAGCAGTATCTTCTGGCGATGTTCCCCTAAATGCAGTGCAG CTCCTGTGGGTTAACCTTATTATGGATACACTTGGCGCGCTTGCATTGGCTACTGAACCACCAACAGATCATCTTATGCATAGAACTCCGGTTGGCCGAAG GGAACCTCTTATAACTAATATTATGTGGAGGAACTTAATTGTGCAG GCTTTATATCAAGTGGGTGTCCTTCTGGTGCTCAATTTCGCGGGCCGAACTATTCTTGGGTTGAATGACGAAACGAGGGAACGTGCTAATGAAGTGAAGAATACCGTGATATTCAACACATTTGTGTTTTGCCAG ATCTTCAATGAGTTCAACGCCCGGAAGCCTGATGAAATGAATGTCTTCACTGGAGTGACCAAAAACTACCTGTTTATGGGTATCATTGGAATAACCCTGGTTCTTCAG GTAATAATCATTCAGTTCCTCGGGAAGTTCACTTCGACGGTGAGGTTGAGTTGGGAGCTATGGCTCGTATCTATTGCAATAGGCCTCATCAG CTGGCCTCTTGCAGTGGTAGGAAAGCTGATTCCAGTTCCGGAGACTCCACTTGCCAAGTATTTCATTAGGCCATTTCAGCGCCTGAGAACTGCTCGAAGCGCATAA
- the LOC116207421 gene encoding calcium-transporting ATPase 9, plasma membrane-type-like isoform X6, with translation MERATVKPPTPTGEYAIGLEQLVSMSRDHNSSALQQYGGVKGLSDMLRTNLEKGILGDEDDILKRRNAFGSNTYPRKKARSFLRFLWEAWQDLTLIILIIAAAASLALGMKTEGIKEGWYDGGSIAFAVFLVIIVTAISDYRQSLQFQNLNEEKRNIQIEVMRGGRMVKISIFDIVVGDVVPLRIGDQVPADGILISGHSLATDESSMTGESKIVHKDQKAPFLMSGCKVADGVGTMLVTGVGINTEWGLLMASISEDTGEETPLQVRLNGVATFIGIVGLVVAFSVLAVLLARYFTGNTRNSNGTVQFHKGETSISQIVDDIIKIVTIAVTIVVVAVPEGLPLAVTLTLAYSMRKMMADKALASPAYSLKSLLYFCNYIRYKVLLSKNKSIKTFDQVRRLSACETMGSATTICSDKTGTLTLNQMTVVEAYIGRQRLDPPDDSSKLHTRISSLLFTGIAQNTQGNVFEPKDGGAVEISGSPTEKAILSWAVKLGMKFEAMKSESTVLQVFPFNSEKKRGGVALKVQDSEAYIHWKGAAEILLASCTKYMDLNGQLQSIDGEKEFCKEAIDDMAARSLRCVAIAYRPFDVEKIPADTESLDKWVLPEDDLVLIGIVGIKDPCRPGVKDAVKVCIEAGVKVRMVTGDNIQTAKAIALECGILSSDADASESNIIEGKVFRALSEGEREQVAKRITVMGRSSPSDKLLLVQALRKGGDVVAVTGDGTNDAPALHEADIGLAMGIQGTEVAKESSDIIILDDNFASVVKVVRWGRSVYANIQKFIQFQLTVNVAALIINVVAAVSSGDVPLNAVQLLWVNLIMDTLGALALATEPPTDHLMHRTPVGRREPLITNIMWRNLIVQALYQVGVLLVLNFAGRTILGLNDETRERANEVKNTVIFNTFVFCQIFNEFNARKPDEMNVFTGVTKNYLFMGIIGITLVLQVIIIQFLGKFTSTVRLSWELWLVSIAIGLISWPLAVVGKLIPVPETPLAKYFIRPFQRLRTARSA, from the exons ATGGAGA GGGCAACAGTCAAACCTCCTACTCCAACCGGCGAGTATGCAATTGGTCTGGAGCAGCTTGTTTCCATGTCCAGGGATCATAATAGTTCTGCTCTACAACAATATGGAGGG GTCAAAGGTCTATCAGATATGTTGAGAACAAACTTGGAAAAAGGCATActtggagatgaggatgataTACTCAAGCGTAGGAATGCCTTTGGATCGAATACATATCCTAGAAAGAAAGCAAGGAGCTTCCTG CGGTTTCTCTGGGAAGCCTGGCAAGATTTAACTCTCATTATCCTAATAATAGCTGCCGCAGCATCATTGGCACTTGGAATGAAGACTGAG GGCATAAAAGAAGGCTGGTACGATGGAGGAAGCATAGCTTTTGCTGTTTTTCTTGTTATTATTGTGACAG CCATTAGTGATTATCGGCAGTCACTAcagtttcaaaatttaaacGAGGAAAAACGGAATATTCAGATAGAG GTCATGAGAGGGGGTAGAATGGTGAAGATTTCAATATTTGACATTGTTGTTGGTGATGTGGTACCTCTCAGAATAGGTGATCAG GTCCCTGCTGATGGAATCTTAATTAGCGGCCATTCCCTTGCAACAGATGAATCCAGCATGACTGGTGAAAGCAAGATT GTTCATAAAGATCAAAAAGCACCTTTTTTGATGTCGGGTTGCAAAGTTGCTGATGGTGTTGGTACTATGCTG GTGACTGGTGTTGGCATTAACACTGAATGGGGCTTATTAATGGCAAGCATCTCTGAGGATACTGGCGAAGAGACCCCATTGCAG GTTCGCCTGAATGGTGTTGCAACATTTATAGGTATTGTAGGTCTTGTAGTAGCATTTTCAGTACTAGCTGTCCTTTTGGCGAG GTACTTTACTGGAAATACACGAAATTCAAATGGAACAGTCCAATTTCATAAGGGCGAGACTAGCATTAGTCAAATTGTAGACGATATTATAAAAATCGTGACGATTGCG gTCACAATTGTTGTTGTTGCCGTGCCTGAAGGACTTCCCTTGGCTGTTACCTTGAC ACTGGCTTATTCAATGAGGAAAATGATGGCAGACAAAGCCCTGGCAAGTCCTGCTTATTCTCTGAAAAGCCTACTATACTTTTGCAATTATATCAGATATAAAGTGTTGCTTTCTAAGAACAAATCCATCAAAACATTTGATCAGGTTCGAAGGCTTTCGGCTTGTGAAACTATGGGCTCTGCAACTACAATTTGCAGTGATAAGACTGGAACTCTGACGTTAAATCag ATGACTGTCGTTGAGGCTTACATTGGTCGACAGAGACTGGATCCACCAGATGACTCCTCCAAATTGCACACCAGgatctcttctcttctctttacTGGCATTGCACAGAATACACAAGGCAATGTCTTTGAGCCCAAG GATGGTGGAGCTGTTGAGATTTCTGGTTCACCAACTGAAAAGGCCATCCTTTCATGGGCAGTCAAG TTGGGAATGAAGTTTGAGGCTATGAAATCAGAGTCCACAGTGCTTCAGGTTTTCCCATTTAATTCAGAGAAAAAACGGGGTGGTGTTGCTTTGAAAGTG CAGGACTCAGAAGCTTATATACACTGGAAGGGAGCAGCAGAGATACTATTAGCATCATGCACCAAATATATGGACTTGAATGGTCAATTGCAATCCATTGATGGAGAAAAG GAATTCTGTAAGGAAGCCATTGATGACATGGCTGCGAGAAGCTTGAGGTGTGTAGCCATTGCTTATAGACCATTTGATGTCGAAAAGATTCCTGCTGACACTGAAAGTCTTGACAAGTGGGTGCTACCTGAAGATGACCTTGTTTTGATTGGTATTGTTGGTATCAAG GATCCTTGCCGTCCAGGTGTCAAAGATGCTGTAAAAGTATGCATAGAAGCTGGGGTGAAG GTACGAATGGTCACTGGAGATAATATTCAGACAGCGAAGGCTATAGCTCTTGAGTGCGGAATACTCAGCTCCGATGCAGATGCTTCTGAGTCCAATATTATCGAAGGGAAGGTGTTCCGTGCACTATCTGAGGGAGAGCGGGAACAAGTAGCAAAGAGAATTACA GTGATGGGGAGGTCTTCACCAAGTGACAAATTGTTACTTGTGCAAGCATTGCGCAAAGGCGGGGATGTTGTTGCTGTGACAGGCGATGGAACCAATGATGCTCCTGCACTCCATGAG gcAGATATAGGTCTTGCTATGGGCATTCAAGGCACAGAAGTTGCTAAAGAGAGCTCTGATATAATTATTTTGGATGATAACTTCGCCTCTGTTGTAAAG GTTGTAAGATGGGGCCGTTCTGTCTATGCAAACATTCAGAAATTCATCCAATTCCAGCTTACAGTTAATGTGGCAGCCCTCATAATCAATGTTGTGGCAGCAGTATCTTCTGGCGATGTTCCCCTAAATGCAGTGCAG CTCCTGTGGGTTAACCTTATTATGGATACACTTGGCGCGCTTGCATTGGCTACTGAACCACCAACAGATCATCTTATGCATAGAACTCCGGTTGGCCGAAG GGAACCTCTTATAACTAATATTATGTGGAGGAACTTAATTGTGCAG GCTTTATATCAAGTGGGTGTCCTTCTGGTGCTCAATTTCGCGGGCCGAACTATTCTTGGGTTGAATGACGAAACGAGGGAACGTGCTAATGAAGTGAAGAATACCGTGATATTCAACACATTTGTGTTTTGCCAG ATCTTCAATGAGTTCAACGCCCGGAAGCCTGATGAAATGAATGTCTTCACTGGAGTGACCAAAAACTACCTGTTTATGGGTATCATTGGAATAACCCTGGTTCTTCAG GTAATAATCATTCAGTTCCTCGGGAAGTTCACTTCGACGGTGAGGTTGAGTTGGGAGCTATGGCTCGTATCTATTGCAATAGGCCTCATCAG CTGGCCTCTTGCAGTGGTAGGAAAGCTGATTCCAGTTCCGGAGACTCCACTTGCCAAGTATTTCATTAGGCCATTTCAGCGCCTGAGAACTGCTCGAAGCGCATAA